GATGCCGTTCGTGCAGAATTTCCTATTCTGCAGGAAAAGGTAAATGGCTATCCGCTGAGCTTCCTGGACAACGGGGCGTCGGCGCAAAAGCCGCTGGCCGTCATCAATGCGATGAGGCACCATTATGAACATTGCTATGCCAATGTGCATCGCGGGGCCTACACATTCTCTGAGGAGACCACGGCGGCCTATGAGGGCGCCCGGGAAAAGATTCGTGCGTTCCTGAATGCGCGTAGCGAAAAGGAAATCGTCTTTACGGGTAATGCAACCGGCGCCATCAACCTGGTCGCCTACGCTTACGGGCGCGGCATTCTGAAGGCGGGTGATGAGATTGTGATCTCCCATATGGAGCATCATTCCAACATCGTTCCCTGGCAGATTCTGCGCGACGAAACCGGTGTGCACCTCAAGGTTGCACCGATCTCGGACGAGGGCGAATTCCTGCTTGAAGAATATAAGGCGTTGCTGACGGAGAAGACCAAACTGGTCGCCATCACTCATGTATCCAACGTTCTGGGTACGGTGACGCCGCTGAAGGCCATTATCGACACGGCGCACAGCGTTGGTGCGAAGGTTCTGGTGGATGGAAGTCAGGCCGTGATGCATATGCCGGTTGATGTTCAGGAACTGGATTGCGACTTTTACGTCTTTACCGGCCATAAGATTTATGGGCCGTCCGGCATCGGCGTGCTTTATGGCAAGGAAGCACTGCTGGATGCCATGCCGCCTTTCATGGGCGGTGGCGATATGATTTCCAGCGTTACTCTGGAGAAAAGCACCTGGGCGGACCTGCCTGCCAAGTTTGAGGCAGGAACGCCGCCGATCGTGCAGGCCATTGGGCTTGGGGCGGCCATCGACTATGTCTCTGGCGTCGGACTTGAGTCTATCGCGGCCCATGAACAGGCGCTTCTGGGCTATGCCACACAGAAACTGGCCTCGATTGACGGTTTGCGTGTGATCGGTACCGCGCCGGCAAAGACTTCGGTCATCTCTTTCGTCATGAAGGATGCCCATCCCCATGACATAGCAACGATCGCGGACCAGAAGGGCGTTGCCCTTCGTGCGGGCCATCATTGTGCAGAACCACTGATGCAGCGTATGGGTGTAACCGGGACGACAAGGGCCTCCTTTGGGATGTATAATACCCATGCAGAAGTGGACGCCCTGGTTTCCGCCATGGAAAAAGTGAAGGAGTTCTTCGGCTGATGGATGGCGATAAAGTCAAAACCGACAAACCGGAAGAAACCCCGGCTGACTATATGGATATGGGGCCGGGCGGGATGGTACATCCCTATCTCGGTAACTTTGGGATGCCTGCCGCTGAAGAGGGCATGACTGCCCGTGCGGGTACGCGTCTGGAAGAAGGGGCGGCCAAGGCAACCCCGGAGGCAGTCGAAGACTCCCTTCGCACAGTCTATGACCCGGAAATTCCGGTCAACATCTATGACCTGGGGCTGATCTATAGCTGTGAAATGGATGACTATGGGGATGTTGCCGTAACCATGACGTTGACGGCGCCTGCCTGTCCGGTCGCGGGCGAGATGCCCGGTCAGGTGGCGGAGGCTGTTGCCGGTGTCGACGGTGTCGGCGAAGTTGCCGTAACCCTGACCTGGGAGCCGCCGTGGCGTCCCGACATGATGTCGGAAGATGCCAGAATGGCCCTGGACTTGTTCTGATGTCGCGACATTCCAATATAAAAAGTCTCAAGGCTTAGGAGAAAGGTAATCATGTTCGGTTCCGGTGGACCTGTACTGACCTTGACGGATAACGCCGCCAAACGGGTAAGGCAGTTGATGGACCAGGGCGACAAAGACGTTCTGGGCCTGCGTGTTGGTGTTTCATCCAAGGGCTGTTCCGGCTTGTCCTATGTGGTGGAATACGCCATGGAACAGAAAAAATTTGAAGAAGTCGTTGAAGACAAAGGCGTTAAAATCTTTATCGACCCGGCGGCGATCATGTTCCTGATCGGCTCGGAGATGGATTTTGTCGAGGACAAGCTGGAAAGCCGATTCACCTTCAGCAATCCGAATGAAACAGCCCGCTGTGGCTGTGGTGAAAGCTTCAGCGTCCAATAATCTTCTTTTCGAATGAATGAACAACCGGCCCCTATCGGGCCGGTTGTTTGCGTTCAGGCGGCATTCTGATCGCGCACTTCCATTGGCAGGTGAAGTTCAAAGCGCGTTCCATTGCCGGGGCTGCTTTCAACCGCGATTTCCCCACCGAGGCGAAGGGTAACCAGATTGTGGACCAACAGCATTCCCAGGCCCGTTTTCTCACCGTCCTTGATAGAGCTTTGATAAGGGTCGAAAATCTTGCGGGTCTGCTCCTCCGTCATGCCACAGCCGTTATCCTCATAGACGATTGTGACACCCTGGGCGGTGGTGTTGGCCAGTATGTTGATATGCCCGGTTGCATCGGCATCATAGGCATGTGTCAGTGAATTCATGATCAGGGTGGTCATGATCTGGGACAGGGCCACGGGATGGGTTTTGATATTGACCTTGTCGGGACAGTAAATCGAGACGTCGATCTGCCGGTCGCGCAGATGCTCCTCACGGTCGGCGAGACAGCCTGCGAGAAATTCATTGAGGTTGACCACACGCTTCTGGTCCATCGGCTTGTCCCGGGACAATTGTTTGAAACGCTCGATCAGTTCAATCGTGCGATCAATGTTTACCTGCAGGATCTGCGTGCCTTCGGTAACAAAGTCGTAAAAGCGCTGTACGTCGGATTTCTTCAGGCGGCCTTCCTTCAGGTGCTCGCCGAAGATTTCAACCTTTGCGTAAAGATGCGAAACGACACTGACCGCTGCCCCGAGAGGGGTGTTCAACTCATGCGCCACACCGGCGACGAGCGTGGCA
The Aestuariispira ectoiniformans genome window above contains:
- a CDS encoding HesB/IscA family protein → MFGSGGPVLTLTDNAAKRVRQLMDQGDKDVLGLRVGVSSKGCSGLSYVVEYAMEQKKFEEVVEDKGVKIFIDPAAIMFLIGSEMDFVEDKLESRFTFSNPNETARCGCGESFSVQ
- a CDS encoding DUF59 domain-containing protein, encoding MVHPYLGNFGMPAAEEGMTARAGTRLEEGAAKATPEAVEDSLRTVYDPEIPVNIYDLGLIYSCEMDDYGDVAVTMTLTAPACPVAGEMPGQVAEAVAGVDGVGEVAVTLTWEPPWRPDMMSEDARMALDLF
- a CDS encoding aminotransferase class V-fold PLP-dependent enzyme, producing MTIQAANPVNETYDIDAVRAEFPILQEKVNGYPLSFLDNGASAQKPLAVINAMRHHYEHCYANVHRGAYTFSEETTAAYEGAREKIRAFLNARSEKEIVFTGNATGAINLVAYAYGRGILKAGDEIVISHMEHHSNIVPWQILRDETGVHLKVAPISDEGEFLLEEYKALLTEKTKLVAITHVSNVLGTVTPLKAIIDTAHSVGAKVLVDGSQAVMHMPVDVQELDCDFYVFTGHKIYGPSGIGVLYGKEALLDAMPPFMGGGDMISSVTLEKSTWADLPAKFEAGTPPIVQAIGLGAAIDYVSGVGLESIAAHEQALLGYATQKLASIDGLRVIGTAPAKTSVISFVMKDAHPHDIATIADQKGVALRAGHHCAEPLMQRMGVTGTTRASFGMYNTHAEVDALVSAMEKVKEFFG